In a genomic window of Fusarium verticillioides 7600 chromosome 11, whole genome shotgun sequence:
- a CDS encoding catalase-peroxidase, with product MPRFLFPSSRILSLSVARRTLNLNQQQHFRLSLHTSASKMADERKCPVAHKVPNVAGHGVTHQKWWPEALKTNILRQHSAVTNPYGENFNYAEAFNSIDYNELKEDLRKVCRDSQDWWPADFGHYGGLFVRMSWHAVGTYRVFDGRGGGRQGQQRFAPLNSWPDNVSLDKARRLLWPVKQKYGNKVSWADLIVMAGNVALEDMGFKTIGFAAGRPDTWEADEATYYGGEDTWLGNDVRYSDGHPGTTKPGATDSDQAPHKNIHTRELEKPLAAAHHGLIYVNPEGPDGNPDPVAAARDIRETFGRMAMNDEETVALIAGGHTVGKTHGAGSTDHVGPEPEAADLAQQGLGWSNSYKTGKGPHTTTSGLEVTWTSTPVKWSHDYLKYLFQFEWELTKSPAGAHQWVAKDANATVPDAFDPNKKQKPTMLTTDLSLRFDPEYEKISRRFLENPDEFNEVFAKAWFKLTHRDMGPRDRYLGPEVPKEVFLWQDPVPERDYKLVDDGDISAIKNEILKSGVDVSKLVSTAWASASTFRGSDLRGGANGARIRLQPQKDWEVNNPAQLSKVLSTLEGIQKKFNDSQSSGKAISLADVIVLAGSAAVEKAAKDAGVNITVPFAPGRTDATQEQTDVKSVNHLQPFADGFRNYGSSTDRVKLEHQLIDRAQLLTLSVPELTALIGGLRALNTNYDGSSHGIFTNRPGVLTNDFFVNLLDMSTEWKAIGNGDIFEGTDRKTGAKKWTGTRVDLVFGSHAELRATAETYAEAGGQEKLVKDFVAAWTKVMNLDRFDLAKGSSPKASPRL from the exons ATGCCTCGGTTTCTGTTCCCTTCCTCTCGTATTCTGTCCTTGTCTGTAGCGAGGAGGACTCTGAATCtgaaccaacaacaacactTCAGGTTATCGCTTCATACTTCAGCTTCCAAAATGGCCGACGAGAGAAAGTGTCCCGTCGCCCATAAGGTCCCCAACGTCGCTGGTCACGGCGTTACCCACCAGAAGTGGTGGCCcgaggccctcaagaccaacatcCTCCGTCAGCACAGCGCCGTTACCAACCCCTACGGCGAGAACTTCAACTACGCCGAGGCCTTCAACTCTATTGACTacaacgagctcaaggaggatCTGCGAAAGGTCTGCCGCGACTCGCAGGACTGGTGGCCTGCTGATTTCGGTCACTATGGTGGTCTCTTTGTCCGTATGTCGTGGCACGCCGTTGGAACATACCGTGTCTTTGATGGCCGAGGTGGCGGCCGACAG GGTCAGCAAAGATTCGCCCCCCTCAACTCTTGGCCCGATAACGTTTCCCTCGACAAGGCCCGCCGCCTTCTCTGGCCCGTCAAGCAAAAGTACGGCAACAAGGTCTCATGGGCCGATCTGATCGTCATGGCTGGCAACGTTGCCCTCGAGGATATGGGCTTCAAGACCATTGGCTTCGCCGCTGGTCGTCCCGATACTTGGGAGGCTGACGAGGCTACCTACTACGGTGGCGAGGATACCTGGCTCGGAAACGATGTCCGTTACTCTGATGGCCACCCCGGAACCACCAAGCCCGGCGCTACCGATTCCGATCAGGCTCCCCACAAGAACATTCACACCcgcgagcttgagaagcctTTGGCTGCTGCTCACCACGGTCTTATTTATGTCAACCCTG AGGGTCCTGATGGCAACCCCGATCCCGTCGCCGCTGCGCGCGACATCCGCGAGACCTTCGGTCGCATGGCCATGAACGACGAGGAGACCGTCGCCCTCATCGCCGGTGGTCACACCGTCGGAAAGACCCACGGCGCTGGCTCAACCGACCACGTCGGCCCCGAGCCCGAGGCCGCTGACCTCGCCCAGCAGGGTCTCGGCTGGTCCAACAGCTACAAGACCGGCAAGGGTCCTCACACAACCACCTCCGGTCTCGAGGTTACCTGGACCAGCACTCCCGTCAAGTGGAGCCACGACTACCTCAAGTACCTCTTCCAGTTCGAGTGGGAGCTCACAAAGAGCCCTGCTGGCGCTCACCAGTGGGTTGCCAAGGATGCCAACGCCACTGTCCCTGATGCCTTCGAtcccaacaagaagcagaagcctACCATGTTGACTACCGATTTATCTCTGCGCTTCGACCCTGAGTACGAGAAGATCTCTCGTCGCTTCCTCGAGAACCCAGACGAGTTCAACGAGGTTTTCGCCAAGGCCTGGTTCAAACTTACCCACCGTGACATGGGTCCCCGCGACCGATACCTCGGCCCTGAGGTCCCCAAGGAGGTCTTCCTCTGGCAGGACCCCGTCCCCGAGCGTGACTACAAGCTCGTCGATGACGGCGACATCTCCGCCATCAAGAACGAGATCCTCAAGTCTGGTGTCGACGTTTCCAAGCTCGTCTCTACCGCTTGGgcctccgcctccacctTCCGAGGCAGTGATCTCCGCGGCGGTGCCAATGGCGCCCGTATCCGCCTCCAGCCCCAGAAGGACTGGGAGGTCAACAACCCCGCTCAATTGAGCAAGGTCCTCAGCACTCTTGAAGGCAtccagaagaagttcaacGACTCTCAGTCCAGCGGCAAGGCCATCTCCCTTGCCGATGTTATTGTTCTTGCTGGTTCCGCcgctgttgagaaggctgctaAGGATGCCGGTGTTAACATCACCGTGCCCTTCGCGCCCGGCCGCACCGACGCTACACAGGAGCAGACCGACGTCAAGTCGGTCAACCACCTCCAGCCCTTCGCCGATGGTTTCCGTAACTACGGCTCTTCTACAGACCgtgtcaagcttgagcacCAGCTCATTGACCGTGCTCAACTCCTCACCCTCAGCGTCCCTGAGCTTACCGCTCTCATCGGTGGTCTCCGtgccctcaacaccaactaTGACGGCTCATCGCACGGTATCTTCACCAACCGTCCTGGTGTCCTGACCAACGACTTCTTCGTCAACCTGCTCGACATGAGCACTGAGTGGAAGGCCATTGGAAACGGTGACATCTTCGAGGGTACTGATCGCAAGACCGGTGCCAAGAAGTGGACCGGTACCCGTGTCGATCTCGTCTTCGGATCACACGCCGAGCTCCGCGCTACAGCTGAGACATATGCTGAGGCCGGTGGACAAgagaagcttgtcaaggaCTTTGTTGCTGCTTGGACCAAGGTGATGAACCTGGACCGATTTGATCTTGCCAAGGGTTCTTCGCCCAAGGCCTCTCCTCGACTGTAA
- a CDS encoding hypothetical protein (At least one base has a quality score < 10) codes for MRANVQHLGHPDCESKPGFGLCIRQVRCMYQAISGLASIVLCRVGGLRGTGCEPIRASCRVEIGRDRGFVYMLGSASLKEARAKSAMLVVISASTLQSGSGGWFRWRADTVAGKGKGSWVSEVSDKATSIKTSALRCHVEIKWSRQPDTLLFLLTVALCLRKQGHWKSKTYRRYGGR; via the coding sequence ATGCGCGCGAATGTGCAACATCTTGGCCACCCCGACTGCGAATCTAAGCCTGGTTTCGGGCTCTGCATAAGACAAGTCCGCTGCATGTATCAGGCCATCTCGGGACTCGCAAGTATAGTATTGTGTCGGGTCGGAGGGCTTCGTGGAACTGGGTGCGAGCCGATCAGAGCATCTTGTCGGGTAGAAATCGGTCGCGATCGCGGTTTCGTCTATATGCTAGGCTCTGCGAGCTTGAAGGAGGCTCGAGCGAAGAGCGCGATGTTGGTAGTCATTTCCGCAAGCACATTACAATCGGGCTCGGGAGGATGGTTTCGTTGGAGGGCAGATACTGTCGCAGGTAAGGGGAAGGGATCCTGGGTTTCCGAGGTCAGTGATAAAGCCACAAGCATAAAGACTTCAGCATTGCGCTGtcatgtcgagatcaagtGGAGTCGGCAACCTGACacgctcctcttccttcttacGGTCGCGTTGTGTCTGCGGAAGCAGGGTCACTGGAAGAGTAAGACATACCGAAGATATGGAGGTAGATAG